From Phycisphaerae bacterium:
CGAAATGAGTAGTCGATTGACCGCAAGACACCAAACCGGCCAATTCTCGGCAGATGTCTTTCACGTCAGCAGGGCCTTATGATTTAATTGCCTGCGAGGTGAGTCATGACCTACCGAGGCAAGGTGAAGGACGGCGTGGTGGTCCTGGATGGAGATGTGAAGCTGCCCGATGGTGCCACCGTGGAAGTCAGTCTGCCGGAGCGGTCCGCCAATGAGGAGGCTCCCACCCTGCTTGAGCGGCTCGGGCCGGTGATCGGGAAAGCCAAAGGGCTGCCGCCCGACGCGTCACAGAACATCGATCGCGACCTGTACGGGCAGGGTAAGCGATGAATCCACGGTTTGCCGACACGGCATTCTATGTCGCTCTGGTCAACCCGCATGACGAGTTGCACGTCGCCGCGATAGAATTGGCCCGCGACTTTCGCGGAACCATTACCACAACCGAGTATGTGCTCGTGGAGCTTGGCAATCGGCTTGCGAGGTCGGGGGACAAAGAAGTCTTCATCGAACTTGTCGGGCAACTGCAAGCGGATGCTCGCACGATCGTCGTCCCCGGAGACCCATCGCTGTTCCGGAGAGGTCTGGACTTGTTCGCGGATCGACTGGACAAGGAACGGTCTCTCACCGACTGCACTTCATTCGTGGTGATGAGCGAACAGGGGATTACCGACGCACTGACGGGCGATCACCACTTCGAGCAGGCGGGTTTTGTGGCCTTGCTCAGGTGACCTTGCCGCACGGAGGCGCACGAGCGTCGGCCGGCAGGCACCCTGACGATCCAGGCAGCAGTTCGATGCCTCTTCCCGCCAGACACGATCGAGTCCATAATCTGCGATCCGGTGAGCCCATCTGCGGTTCCGCAGTCGGCGTCTGAGAACAAGAAGACACTGCGGATCCCAGGCGTGACGAGGAGGCATTCTGTCTGATGATTCAACGATGTGTGCGAATCACCCCTGCACTTCTGTCAGCTACAGCGTCTGCCTTCTTGGCGACAACCGGCACGAGCGGAGCCGCGTCACCCGAGCCGGCCGCCGCAGCGAACAC
This genomic window contains:
- a CDS encoding PIN domain-containing protein, whose protein sequence is MNPRFADTAFYVALVNPHDELHVAAIELARDFRGTITTTEYVLVELGNRLARSGDKEVFIELVGQLQADARTIVVPGDPSLFRRGLDLFADRLDKERSLTDCTSFVVMSEQGITDALTGDHHFEQAGFVALLR